In Candidatus Pelagibacter ubique HIMB140, a single window of DNA contains:
- a CDS encoding TrkH family potassium uptake protein: MSNYKTVFFTLGILQIILGVSMFIPIIVQFFYSEIDSSFFGSSIVTIIFGTLFFLSNLDHDKKLNLQQAFLLTALSWISIAVFGSLPFVFSSIELSITDSFFESMSGITTTGSTIISDLENAPKGLLLWRAILQWLGGIGIIVMAITLMPIMNVGGMQLFKISSNDSSEKILPKSKEIALRLIYIYSGLTGLCAVTYWIFGMGKFDSLTHSMTTIATGGFSNYNESIGYFNSLPIEISSMFFIILGSIPFIAYIKFISGNKKIFLNDIQIKTFLKIIIFTVIILSIYLLFSNQENFSLRSIFFNTISILSGTGYVNAEFDKWGSFPITLFLALMFIGGCAGSTACGVKIFRIQILYLFILNQLKKIIYPKGVFVIKYDQSAVDEKFIASIISFIYFYIVIFFVLTTLLSLTGLDFITAISGAATSISNVGPGLGPIIGPNGDFSSLPDLSKWILTVGMILGRLELFAILVLFLPSFWKN; this comes from the coding sequence CCCAATTATAGTACAATTCTTTTACTCAGAGATAGACTCATCTTTCTTTGGCTCATCTATTGTAACCATAATCTTTGGAACTTTATTTTTTTTATCAAATTTAGATCACGATAAAAAACTTAATCTACAACAAGCTTTCTTATTAACTGCACTATCTTGGATTAGTATTGCAGTATTTGGATCTTTACCTTTTGTATTCTCTAGTATTGAGCTTTCAATTACAGACTCTTTTTTTGAAAGTATGTCAGGAATTACTACAACTGGATCTACAATTATTTCAGATTTAGAGAACGCACCAAAAGGCCTTCTTTTATGGAGAGCTATTTTACAATGGCTAGGTGGAATTGGAATAATTGTAATGGCGATTACTTTAATGCCTATAATGAATGTTGGAGGTATGCAATTATTTAAAATTTCAAGTAATGACTCTTCAGAAAAAATACTCCCTAAGTCAAAAGAAATAGCACTTAGACTAATTTATATTTACTCAGGATTAACAGGCCTTTGTGCAGTCACTTATTGGATATTTGGTATGGGTAAATTTGACAGCTTAACCCACTCAATGACTACAATTGCTACTGGAGGCTTTTCTAACTACAATGAGTCAATTGGTTACTTTAATAGCTTGCCAATTGAGATTTCATCAATGTTTTTTATTATATTGGGAAGTATTCCTTTTATTGCTTACATTAAATTTATAAGTGGAAACAAAAAAATTTTTTTAAATGATATTCAAATCAAAACCTTTTTAAAAATTATAATATTCACTGTTATAATTTTATCTATTTACTTATTATTTTCTAACCAAGAAAACTTTAGTTTAAGATCAATATTTTTTAATACTATATCAATCCTGAGTGGTACTGGTTATGTAAACGCAGAATTTGATAAATGGGGCAGTTTTCCTATAACCCTGTTTCTTGCACTGATGTTTATAGGTGGATGCGCGGGTTCTACAGCTTGTGGTGTAAAAATATTTAGAATTCAAATTCTTTATCTATTTATTCTAAACCAATTAAAAAAAATAATTTATCCTAAAGGGGTATTTGTAATTAAGTATGATCAAAGTGCAGTTGATGAAAAGTTTATAGCTTCAATTATTTCATTTATTTATTTTTATATCGTAATATTTTTTGTTCTTACTACATTGTTATCCTTAACTGGTTTAGATTTTATTACCGCCATCTCAGGTGCTGCTACATCTATTTCAAATGTTGGACCTGGTCTGGGTCCAATAATTGGCCCAAATGGAGATTTTTCTTCATTACCAGATCTTTCTAAATGGATTTTAACAGTTGGCATGATTTTGGGTAGACTTGAGCTATTTGCAATATTAGTATTATTTTTACCATCATTTTGGAAAAATTAA